CCTTAAGGGCACATTACCCCGATTTTGAAGTAACTTATCAGtgttacatgcatttttttcttcttttaattaACACATGACAGGGAATTAAAGCATGGTTTGCAGGCTAGACACTAGCAGTAACCCAGGGACCCGAGACACCTATATTTTAACAGGATCACTACAGCCAATTGACTAGGGAATCTACAAGATTAACAAAGATAAAACTTTGCAACTGCgataattttatgattttagtgCCCAACATCTGCAACATCTATAAATGAGCAACCTCTTCATGTAAATAGCAGATGCATGTTATTAAACGTACCAAAATCCActtattttttgtacaataaCTATATCCGTTTGTCAAAAAAAGAAGATACAATACTCAACAATGGTggtgttgtttttctttcaaactgaATTCAATCAACACCGCCCAGGCTGCCCATATTAGCTActataatgagcgatcagggatacttttttattttgacatttcaacaCAACAACTCTCTATCATTTAACACCCCGGgtgaaataatttattgtaatattatgcatcgatgttgaataataatcacaaaattgttcaatatataccagcagtgatctaaactggattgaatttgtcattagagtcaCGAATACCatcttatacatgtacacaaccagtcagatttgtccctgatttacagatatcgggatacttgataaacaatcaacaAATGTAAGATTTTATCATATCTGaactagctacaataatgagcgatcagggatacttttttattattttgacatttcatgtgtatccctgtatcaccagtctgccatagtctaaaaattgtcaaaagactggttgacggtcatttaggtggactaatatctgaacatgttttttggcataacgacataaattaaaataaatatttgtttaataaaatgcaataatattttcgtagaaatttgaatttatagccgagatattttcaaaattgtgggcgcagggattctctgcgcaaggattGTTCGCTATTTTTTGCTGGGCTAGTGGTAATGAGGTCAACGAGATCGCCTGAACCGGAAGTTGTATGTGCCTAATGCAAAATGTCAAGATTTTAATACAAGTTTTATATGCCTAAACTGgatttattaaatgattttatactCTAGGTAAGTACAATAatcttttatctttttattggTGCCGATTTTGTAGCTTTGCAATATTTGGTTACATAAGAAAATCATTTCGGAAGCAACCACTATTCAGCTATTCGGTTATGTTTTTGACGTTCGCCATTTTGTTTAGGAAAATAGTCATGTGATTATATTGCTTAGTACGTCACCAATTCGTGCGATTCGTCTATGAATCGTCATCAGATTGCGAGCAACAATGTCCGAAGAAAGGTTatgctttgaaaataatttgattttacatttttcagtatattatatttattgcttAAAGTCGTCAATATTTACTGACATATATCGTAAGGTATAGtagtggacgtcacgagtctgccatagtaaaaataTCTTCAGAAGACTCGTTGACGGACATTGAGGTGGATTATGTCCCATATATGATGTTGAGGGACGTGAAACTCttgaaatcagtgttatttcgaATGCAAATCAGTCTATTTAGCATAGAATATGTATAAGAACATTATTTAGTTGTCTATAACCTAAACTAACATGAATAGTCGCGAAAATATATTGCATTCCGTATTATAATACTTATGCTTTAACGCTGTGTCTTAATAAATGTGAACATTGTAAACTGTTAGAAAAGAAACCAAAGGTTTAAGATACTAACTAATCAGTGGCAATAATGCCGGGGTTAATTTGCTGATTTTAGTCGATTGCATTCTTCTTATTTCATCTAGATGTAACAGACGCTTGATGACATTGAAATTTTAGTCGATTAAAgcataactgaaataaatggaagACAAGTATTTcatacaaaatcaaaattttgattttattcctacaatcatttttaatactcTCATACATTTATCGAAAATCATGctcaaaatcaatgaaattccatattttataattgattaATCAAGCAATGTGCAAACACTCTACCGTCTCGGATCATTTCCGGGTAAGATCTGTCAAAATTTGATagattttgttgaaatgtacaTTGGAATATTGGAAAAGGTAGtgaaaaatagatatttattacaaaaacttAGTGCTTTTTGTTTGAGTACAGTATTGCTTTTTGTTTGAGTACAGTATATTTTACTCGTTTACTTGATTctgattttctattttaacatgtacaGCAACCAGCCTGTAGTTTAGATAACTGTAGTGTgtggtaagaaccagccgctcagttggttagagctaGTGTTTGTGCTGTCATGGGTTCGAGCCCTACACTGGGCACACCTTTCTTTccatgtttactttaaaggtggcGGCGGTTATTGGCAGaagcccggttagctcagttagCACATTTAAGATTGTTTTGACAATGTCACAAATTTCATGCGTAGAAATCTGGAATTGACATTGTGACATTAATAACAACTCATTATTCCAGATGTCTAATGGCCATCCAATGGCCATCAACACATTCAGGAGTAAAACTACTAGTTGCGGGGCTCAAAGAACACTAGCTGCTATCCAcggctaccagacaaatcggccccttaccaaatcggcccctagctcaaacggttaccttttcggccccttaccaaatcgtccccatcccgtagacgtttcggcccctgattaccgagacgtttcggcccttatttttatatctaaatacattgtttaagtaaaaaacatgtaatttcattttatttttttaatagacaaagctatatacatgcatacaaaggtatagataaaaatagatttaaagaaaatatctgtacacttgaaaacatatttttattttatttctaaatataagtaaaaaacatgtatttttttatttttttattttaagagacaaagctatatacatgcatacaaagatatagataaaaatagatttaaagaaaatatctgtacacttgaaaacatgtaaagatttattcacgagatatttttataagacgaaatagagttgaagaagaaatgtttaaacttcattttttttttaaataatctttaaataatatacataactatgtataatgacatgtccattgtcTAACATCAGTCTTGACCAAACACCTATCGCCCGCCGTAGATGGCATCAACATTTTTCAGGAACTCCTCGCAGGTGACCTTATGCGAATCGTATGAGTCCCACTCATCCATGATCCTGGCGTTGATGTCCCTGTAACGCTCTCGATATAagttataaattttatgaaattcagttatttatattcaaatcaggtatATATAAGGATGAAAAAACCAactattattaatcttatattgaatacgtatgcaaaaccatactggcTTAAACGGTGATTTTAGACAGACGGTCTTTTggcgaattgtcacattccacaGAGGTATCAGGCGTTGAAATTGTgacactttgtgtttacaagCTTATAAATACGTCTACAAGGTTTGCTccgactttcccaaccgctaattctcacacttaaagattattaccaattatctcttcgcacctcaaacagaatattatttcacttttttattacgtatatattgttttactctttttaaaatgcatttgaactaTCAAGTGGTATCTTGTTTGCAattcatatctataaaacaaacattatttcctaattatgtttagataaaacactaattgtcaaaaataataattaataattattctggAGCAATAGTATACcacatagataacaaattaatggttgaaatgtaaaggcatttttaaaaaacgcaacacgtttaaaacaaatggtacccacttttagaaacgatttaatatatatacttacgttgtttatattactcaaatcttcttCAATCAACtctaaataacattaacaaattaaagacaattattcattcagacgtctttgaatgtctttttcacacccacAACACTAACAGTTTGCCTTGCAAAAAAGAACGCATGGTTTaaagacaaattttctttgaagtctttaatgatcaattaataattaacagttacaacaaataaaatttcttagattttctaacattttatattaaaaatcagggttaatagttatttagattttaatcatatttttatatcagtcatatcaatatttttcatgcatatctgtctatttttaaatttaaagattttatttacaacttatttacagatctcattgacatttataagacgacctacaatgtttttctttatactcaagataaaaaataaaataaaattaaggggccgaaatgtctctattgaaaatcactaaggggccgaaacgtctcgagtcattttaattaaggggacgaaatggcagggccgaaacgtcttaggggccgatttggtagtaggccgatttggtaaggggccgatttgtcttgctCCCCTATCCACACTAGACAGTGGGTTCTTGCCCACAAACACTATACTCTGCCCCTTAATTAACCATTTGAGCTTATCCAGGCGTTCATGCATTTTATTCTTAACACCATTAAAGTAAACCTGGTAACATGATGTGGTAGTGTTCTTGCTGATGTGGATTTGACACTTTTACTACCAGTACTTTGTATGGTTGTCCTGAATAGCCTTTAAGGATTTTTAATGTTAACCGGCAAATAAAAATAGACATGTTAGCAGTTAGTTTATATAAACTTTAAGGCGTGAGTTACACTTGCATTTCGTGGTTCACATTGAAGGGATATATTTTGAGCCCATTTTAGGACTGAAATTTGACCATGGTTTTTTTCTCCCATAGGTCTGATTATCAAGACTGGTTTGACAATGGGACTCATTCCCAAACCCAATTATACGGTATTTATCCCAGTTGgacaaaaaaatatccaaaatcaGAGCCACATAATATCATCTTCCAGTACCAAGAACCCGGAAAAATAAATAGtacaattttttgaaaatactgCATTCAGATTTCTTTATTGATTTCAACCAAATAACATATGGTTCCCTTTTTGCATTCATACACCCAGGCTAAGGTAATGGTATTTTGATTGTGAAAGGGATCCACACTAGGAAAAGTGCTGCACAATAGAAAGTTTTATTGTggaaaaatcagaaaaaaatctgTCCAAAgggattaaaaaataattcactgCTTGCTGTGGCAATAACTACTAGCCGTCCAGCTCAACCTGagataaatattgacaatgCCGATGGCAATTTTCAAACCTCTATTAACATTCCTTCAAGtagtaaatatgtatatatatatatatatatatatatacatatttactaCTTActgcctatatatatatacatagagCTGTAAAATTTGATTACCTACAGATTTCCATACTATATGATTGAACATTGGCTTACACATTTTTGATTCTTACTTGATGAATAACttaagaagcctttgtccaatcctcactaaatttggtcagaatgtgtatgggaaTAATATCTTTGACACGGTAGTTGACCAGCCATATCGCTTTAATCACTCAAGAGTAATCGCCCTTGAATAATATGAATgacctaaaattggtcttgtttGATTACCTTAGAAGcttttgtccaatcctcaccaaatttgatcagaatgtgtatgggaaGAATATCTGGTCAGGTTCGAAAACCAGCTGTTCACCTAAATCACTCCAgaattatgacccttgaataGGCAAAAACTGTCTTAACAGTGTctgcctttttaaaaaaaaaatggttaatatTCAACTACCAGTACTTACATGTATCACAAAACTTGGTCCTTAAATTTGGATGGTCGTATTTCATGACAGTTGTCATTcttgttcataaatatattcatgGAACCTTTTTTTGTGCTGAGTTTGTTTctaatcaattttcaattattatatatataaatagggCTTtgtctgcccattttgggaaaaagaccctagacattttgggaaattttgcgtcgggaaaatgctgatattgggaaattttagttataaaaaaaaagctttctagtctcctgcgaattaaGACATGATTtagtaaatgtttattaatcactttaaaagacccacaatggctgaaatatcaattctTGGGGTGTAAAtttctattgcaataaatcatgacagatgatatttcatatttcagatctaagataatgataaaaataaatgatttctgagttcaattaccaaaaaaacttcacCTCACAtgatttattaggatgttgaaaatgaaccagtacaggtaaaaagaatttctaaaaaaatatttggattgggattttttctGAAGTTCGGgaaaaatatctatattttgctttggaaatgggtccgatagtcggacccgtgggtactatagaaaaggccctgatatatatatatatatatatgttacagtAAGATTGTGAAATCAGGGATTATATATACCGGTAAATGGGATTAAAGCATGTACACATTAAATATTCCCAATTGAAACCATTAACGCAttaaaatttcccaaaatgaaaaggccTGGCCTCttccaaatatttcattgaaatatctctgcattatatgtatgttttctgttaaatgtaaatttcgTAAAGTGGACTATTGTTTTTACAGTTCGGTCAGAGTATGGTCTTGTAATAATGTCCCCATGAAGAAGTCAGGTACTGGGTCTGCTGAGGGAGGCCAGGAGAAGGCACCAACTGCTGAACAGAGAAGGCCGGGCATTGCAAGAACTGGACAACAAGCACATggtttgcattttaaaagattttaataaaatcatactccttcaaattatttttatatattataatattattttaatctatttaGACCAAAATTAAAGTTGCGATATGTGTATACAAAGTCATGTGGATTTTATTTGCCTTTTATAATAAGTTTTCATAGCCTTCATACTATGTATATCTACTATATGTATCATATGGCTAGTTTGCCTAATTGGGATATAATTATCACTGATAAATATCTCAGTTTAAGGACCTATGTAAAATTGTTCAACAGCATCACTGGTATTAATTACACTAAATAACAAAGTGTGAATTGTTCACTTCTTGTAAGAAGTTTACAGGTTTACAGCATTTAGCTTTTGGAGCTGTCATACCCTTAGTTTTCTCACTGAGAGCAGTCTTTGAAATAATTCTAATGACAAGATATTTTGTATGCTTGACAGTGACAGGATCCAGTTTCCACACCACTCCTGGTGACCACAGTTCTACTGGTAGACATGGCCGCATCCATTTGCATCAGCCATATCTTCTATCAGCCTTGGCCTCAGGACACGGGCAAGGCCTACCCAACAGTAGCGAGGGTGTTTCTTCCAACTTGAACGATGGCAACAGTGATTGGCAGAGAACACTAAGATATACACAGGTTAAGTCTCGACAGAGAGTGGCACAAAATGACACCCCTTCATTGAACAACATCCATCAACCAGATATACCGGATTCCCAAGCAGCGTCTAATCAAGGCTCAGCAAGACTTATACCATGCATGAAACGATCACATAGTGTTTTATCTTCAGAATCTGTAAAACAGAATGTTATCAGGCCTAAATCTGTTCCAGCCACTCTGATGTCAGAAAATCAGTtcaacaacattaacaacagCTCATTACATGTAAGTAGGCACCGCCAACCGTATGACGTGGGTTCACTGCGTGTAGAAGGTGCCGCACGAACAAGTACTCCAGTAGATTATCAGGTGCCTGTGTTCAGTAATAGTGATACTGTGTTCACCTCATCCAGCCCTGTTCCGAGTCCTCTATGTATTGACAATGGTGCTGCGTTCCCATTTACCAGCACAGATTACTTTGTGGACAATGAGATTCCAATGTTGGAACTGTTTCCACCACTGAGAACTCAGGGACACACCACCACTACACCCCCACTGAGTTTGGGGTCAAGGACTCATGAGTCTGAAAGAAGTCTACAAATCCCAAACCCATTTACACAAAACTTAATAATTCAACAAAAGATGGAACAAGAACTTCAATCAGTGCAAAGACAATTGTCTTTGTTACGTGATGAACAGATTGGTATAGTAAATTATGGTGCGAAGAAACGGGTTGTGAGCACAGACTCTTTTGTTGGTGCTTCAAATACTGCAAAGGGTGTTTCAGCCGCAAAACCCACAGATAAATCTTTCCCTCTCATAAGGTTTGCTTCAGGAACTAGGGCGTCCAATGGGGCAGGACCTTCCCGAAGTCTTTCGGTCCCTGTACACAGGAAAGCCCCTGCAGATGCGTTAGGTGATGAGAACCCTTTAAAGCGACCCCATCGTGGGGGCGATGGGGTTAGATTGGGGGAAGAGAAAGACGGAATGGTGGAGTTAAGGCCTCCAACTCCAGGTGGGATCAAACGAGCAGGACCTTACCTTTTAGGTGGGTGAAAATTCCACATACCGGTACTACACATTTCAAGGCAAACTAATAAAGGcataaaagtattgttttagtAAGTGAAGGTGGAAAAAACATGATGTCATGTATTTATATCACTGATCTTTCTTAAACTCTCTTGTACTGGAAAAGTTCACCTAATTGTCTTGCATTTTCATTTGTATAACGgtatatgtacattttgttgGTTTGTTACAGGTCCACGTCTGGGCTCCTCCCCAGTGAAAAGTATTGTGCAGTGCCTGGCCAGGAAGGACGGAACAGACAAATTCTACACGCTCAAGGTAATGCCTGGATCCATACCCTGGTCTATTTAATCCCCTATCTCCTGATTAACATGACTAATGAGTATGTGTGTAATATGATAGGTTATACTTCATCATTATAGAATCAAATCTTAATCAAGTGCTGCTAATTGGCATTTCAATGGATTTTAGGCTTTGCTTAAAACTTGCTTCCTTCAGATCTTAACTCTGGAGAATGGGGGTCGTGAGCGTACAGACGATCGACAGGGGAAGATGCTTATACACACAGAGTATAGCCTGCTGTGTCTGCTGCGACACCAAGATGGCGTTGTGCATCACCATGGCCTCTTCAAGGTAAAGCCGTGAACACGTGGTGCATTCAAATGATTATCATAAGATATGTTTTGGAAAAGTAAAGAAAGTTTGAATTGCTTGTCATTTGACATTATTTTCCTGTTGAGGTCTActtttaattatcaattttatttggtatatttgaacaatattacttataaaaatgtttgtttactttcatAATTGTAGACTCAAGCTGTGTTGGTTTTTTTCGATAATTTATTCTCTGATTATTTTCCAGTCCTTCAGTCTAGTTCGttgttaaattgtataattgtatgtcGTCATAATGGTTGTCCATGTTTCAGGATGAGGCTTGGGAGGAGAAGGAGCATGATGGCGGTGGCGGGAAGACTGAATTCACTGGACGTCGTCGTAAACGCCTTTGTCTTGTGCTTGACTGTCTCATTCCGCACGAGTTCAGCGACCAGAACAGTGACCTCATAAACCTGCAGCATTATGTGATCAAGGAGAAGAAGTTGTCGGAGAAGGAAGCTATTGTTATCTTCTATGACATCGTACGGGTGGTCGAGTGTCTCCATAAGGTAACAACTGATCatctaatatttaataatatatttaatacagcTTTATACAGGTATTAAAGCATCtgtcaaatataattatgaaggctatgtatatcatattgatggaaaaataaaaaatgcaccATAATTTTACTTTGTACAAACTGATTCTGGTTTTTAAACCAGCAACAAATTCTAACTGGTAAAGTCAAATCTATCCCATAATACTAAATTTTTGCAAGACTGAATGCTACAAATGGTATACAATCATAACTCATGTAAAAGCCTTAGCAATGATCTTGGCAACTGGATATTTCTCACAGAGTTATAATTACGTTTTCAGCATGTCAATTGTTTTGGCAATTTCACAATAAACAGTTTCTGTTTGAGAAACTTTTAActgtcagaaatatttaaatcttttctgtgtatatatataaatacaaatggaGTAAGAACgttatcaaattaaattatagtTATAATATTTCGCTCCAAAACTGatctaaatattttcaaatatattcattatctcataattaaatgtttagttcttaattaatttgtatttagtaatAACTATTGCAAACTGTTATACAGAAAAACATAGTTCACCGAGACCTAAAGCTGGGTAACATGGTCCTAAACAAGCGTAGCCGGCGTATCACAATCACAAACTTCTGTCTGGGCAAGCATCTTGTGTCTGAGAATGACCTTCTCCTGGACCAGCGAGGTAGCCCCGCGTACATAAGCCCTGACGTCCTCAGTGGTATGTAATGGCATTAATTCCTAAGGcagtaatatacatgtactgtataattatataatccAAATAGCACAAGAAAGGCAAGTCTGATTACAGAATAGCCTTACATCTAATTCAGGGAATAAGTTATATTTCTTGGCTTAAAATGTCTTTAACCCAAGCATGTGACTGTGTTTGATCTAGTTCAAAAACAGGTTTGCCTAAAAAGCAGGGGTTCTAAAATTCAGGATTAATCCTGAAATAAGGATTGAGAGCTTTTAACTACAGACTATTGTGCAGTTGTAAAGATTGTCTTCTGCAAGGATATCTGCATCAAAACAGCAGGAaataccttgaaatgaatataaatgactttggaaacaatttcaaaagaattttatttatttatgtactAAGTATTAGCTATCAACAGATACCTTACAGATTGCTggcttttcaaataaaacactaTATCCCGCCACATTGTTTGACAGGGTCTCTAAGCCCAGTAATTTGTTGGCCCTTGATGTTGTGTTGTTTACCATGCTGTCATTAAAGCCAACCATCACATGGATCCCCTATCACCCCTGTAGTTCAGGTTCCTTGTACCTTAGTTAGCCCAGTGACATGTAGTCCCTGTGTGTTGTGTTGTTAACCATGCTGTCATTAAAACCAACCATCTCATGGTTCCCCTCTGTATTTCAGGTTCCCGTACCTTGGTAAGCCCAGTGACATGTGGGCCCTGGGTGTTGTGTTGTTTACCATGCTGTCATTAAAACCAACCATCTCATGGTTCCCCTCTGTATTTCAGGTTCCCCGTACCTTGGTAAGCCCAGTGACATGTAGTCCCTGTGTGTTGTGTTGTTAACCATGATGTCATTAAAACCAACCATCTCATGGTTCCCCTCTGTATTTCAGGTTCCCGTACCTTGGTAAGCCCAGTGACATGTGGGCCCTGGGTGTTGTGTTGTTAACCATGCTGTCATTAAAACCAACCATCTCATGGTTCCCCTCTGTATTTCAGGTTCCCCGTACCTTGGTAAGCCCAGTGACATGTGGGCCCTGGGTGTTGTGTTGTTTACCATGCTGTCATTAAAACCAACCATCTCATGGTTCCCCTCTGTATTTCAGGTTCCCCGTACCTTGGTAAGCCCAGTGACATGTGGGCCCTGGGTATTGTGTTGTTTACCATGCTGTCATTAAAACCAACCATCTCATGGTTCCCCTCTGTATTTCAGGTTCCCCGTACCTTGGTAAGCCCAGTGACATGTGGGCTCTGGGTGTTGTGTTGTTTACCATGCTGTACGGCCAGTTCCCCTTCTACGACAGCGTGCCACAAGAACTCTTTAGGAAGATCAAGGCAGCAGACTTCAAAATACCaaagtaatatttgttttagtagGAGCATATATGTTCTTGCAATATGTTCTTTCATTTTGCTTATTGTGTTAACTTTTTGTCTTGTTAAGTTTGACtgttatcaaataaaaacactaagctaaaataaaagtgtaataacacataatttaatttcttaattTCGCCCTATGACTATGTCTTTTATGTGATACCAGTTAAGAGCCAtggttttaaggttttttttgtGCAATGCCTTGTTTCTTGATGTTTGAAATTTTCTCATAATTtctgttatttgtgtttgttcCAGTGACATGCGCGTGTCAGAGGACACAAAGGCAGTGGTGCACCGATTACTGCTGATGAACCCCCGGCAGCGGCTTTCGGCAACCCAGGTCCTCGACCAACTGTCAACCATTATTGCCAGATGGTAAAGAGCtcttaaattcatattttcatttatgctTCAATTAATATGGCTGTGCTGGCTTTGTACAAAGTTaaagaatctttattttattctcTGGTAGAACAAGTTCTGCTTTAAATGTCACTGAGAATTATTTCCCTTCACCACTCGATatgtatttgcaaaaaaataaaatgatttgacaGTCACAAAATGTTGTGttataagataaaaataagTACAGTTCAAAATAATAAGCTCAACtatattatactttattttgcaagGCATTTTCTAGTATTTATTTTTCCTACCTTGCAGGCGGGCTATGAATGCTCCCGTGGGCACACTTCAAGTCGTACCCGACATTGATGACCAGAGTGAGGagaaaaaatccctacctaccaaaCAGCAGCTTCAGTCAAGCACCTCCAAAATACTCTCCAGTATTGAGGTGAAAATAGCCCCTGCACCTCCTCAGCCTCCACATGTGCAGAGTCCACAAGTTATGATGATGTCGCCACGTGTTGCTGCGGTGAGGAGGCGGGGCCAACCTGGGTTACACCCACCTATACAGCAGATGAGCAGTGATGCTCAGCCTGTGTCATCTGCTGAACTGTTGGCCCATAGGCAGTCGATGGTTCAAAGGCAGAAGGGTGTCATAGTAACCAACAGACACCAACCCAACAGATCGTAGGCAACTTACGTTTCATCTAGGAAGAATAAGATTGAGTTGTGTTCCAATTAATAATAATAGCGGAGTATTTGCTGCGGTTTTCTTGCATATCAGACCTTTAGAACACTGTTTCTGGTCATATGACTAGTGCTTGAACCCCTCACAACCCCTATGTGAGATGAGTGACATGCAACAACAAGCCATAattataaaactaaaaatgtgtccataggactcCGGTCCCCCCCCCCACTTGCCTTACGTGACCGAGGAAATATTCACACCATTTCAAATCTATTTCCAACCAAACTGAAAGTCTATCCATAGAAATTATTCAGTCACTCACATTTTATTGGAAACAGAATAGTtcgaaaatgtcaatttttagTAAATGAAGGACCATAACTCTCCCCTTACTATGTGCAGCTGCAAACAAAACCCCAAATGTACAACTTCGTCATCTCAACAACATTCTC
The DNA window shown above is from Mya arenaria isolate MELC-2E11 chromosome 6, ASM2691426v1 and carries:
- the LOC128239266 gene encoding uncharacterized protein LOC128239266, coding for MKKSGTGSAEGGQEKAPTAEQRRPGIARTGQQAHVTGSSFHTTPGDHSSTGRHGRIHLHQPYLLSALASGHGQGLPNSSEGVSSNLNDGNSDWQRTLRYTQVKSRQRVAQNDTPSLNNIHQPDIPDSQAASNQGSARLIPCMKRSHSVLSSESVKQNVIRPKSVPATLMSENQFNNINNSSLHVSRHRQPYDVGSLRVEGAARTSTPVDYQVPVFSNSDTVFTSSSPVPSPLCIDNGAAFPFTSTDYFVDNEIPMLELFPPLRTQGHTTTTPPLSLGSRTHESERSLQIPNPFTQNLIIQQKMEQELQSVQRQLSLLRDEQIGIVNYGAKKRVVSTDSFVGASNTAKGVSAAKPTDKSFPLIRFASGTRASNGAGPSRSLSVPVHRKAPADALGDENPLKRPHRGGDGVRLGEEKDGMVELRPPTPGGIKRAGPYLLGPRLGSSPVKSIVQCLARKDGTDKFYTLKILTLENGGRERTDDRQGKMLIHTEYSLLCLLRHQDGVVHHHGLFKDEAWEEKEHDGGGGKTEFTGRRRKRLCLVLDCLIPHEFSDQNSDLINLQHYVIKEKKLSEKEAIVIFYDIVRVVECLHKKNIVHRDLKLGNMVLNKRSRRITITNFCLGKHLVSENDLLLDQRGSPAYISPDVLSGSPYLGKPSDMWALGVVLFTMLYGQFPFYDSVPQELFRKIKAADFKIPNDMRVSEDTKAVVHRLLLMNPRQRLSATQVLDQLSTIIARWRAMNAPVGTLQVVPDIDDQSEEKKSLPTKQQLQSSTSKILSSIEVKIAPAPPQPPHVQSPQVMMMSPRVAAVRRRGQPGLHPPIQQMSSDAQPVSSAELLAHRQSMVQRQKGVIVTNRHQPNRS